Proteins from a genomic interval of Euleptes europaea isolate rEulEur1 chromosome 18, rEulEur1.hap1, whole genome shotgun sequence:
- the LOC130489612 gene encoding zymogen granule membrane protein 16-like, with product MLTLLLLSFLCAGASDGSALARASSYSEEFGGSTGSHFDQSDHEPEGPITGLRIRANDRYIVSIQVCYGDSWSRTEGGAVGSPSSVQLLLGEGIVRVLGRFGSHVEYLAFRTNQGRIFAFGPGFGPGTFFNAEPSFPNTVLRSISGRSESLVDAIGFHWDTEQ from the exons ATGCTGACGCTGCTTCTCCTCTCTTTCCTCTGTGCGGGAGCATCTGATGGTTCGG CCCTGGCACGGGCCTCCTCTTACTCTGAAGAATTTGGAGGCAGCACCGGGAGCCATTTTGACCAATCGGATCATGAACCGGAGGGTCCTATTACAGGCCTGAGGATAAGGGCTAACGACAGATATATTGTAAG CATCCAGGTTTGCTACGGAGACTCATGGTCCCGCACTGAAGGGGGTGCGGTGGGCAGCCCgtccagtgtgcagctgctcctCGGAGAAGGGATCGTGAGGGTCTTGGGCCGTTTTGGGAGCCACGTGGAGTACCTCGCCTTCCGCACCAACCAAGGCCGCATCTTTGCCTTTGGACCCGGCTTCGGCCCAGGGACGTTCTTTAACGCAGAACCTTCCTTCCCAAACACGGTTCTGCGCTCCATCAGCGGCCGTTCCGAGTCTCTGGTTGATGCCATCGGGTTCCACTGGGACACTGAACAGTGA
- the TNFRSF12A gene encoding tumor necrosis factor receptor superfamily member 12A, whose product MLLACQLLVKQTLCSRGLSWSPDLEKCMDCAVCQTQNKNDFCSTCGDPQPPNTLNWWILLGASVGAVFMCFIIGGIIFYARCRRREKFTTPIEETGGHSAQESLID is encoded by the exons aTGCTGTTGGCTTGTCAGCTGCTGGtaaaac AGACTCTGTGTTCCAGAGGTCTTTCCTGGAGTCCAGACCTGGAGAAGTGTATGGATTGCGCCGTGTGCCAAACCCAGAACAAGAATGACTTCTGCTCCACAT GCGGAGATCCCCAACCCCCAAACACACTCAACTGGTGGATTCTCCTGGGAGCATCGGTGGGGGCCGTATTTATGTGTTTTATCATTGGTGGGATAATATTCTACGCTCGTTGCCGGCGGCGAGAAAAATTTACCA ctCCGATTGAAGAGACTGGAGGCCACTCCGCTCAGGAATCCCTGATAGATTGA